A part of Patescibacteria group bacterium genomic DNA contains:
- the pilM gene encoding type IV pilus assembly protein PilM has product MILSSLFHTSPPFGLDISDLSLKLVALEKKLFSRAKNESKSRVAVASYNQIAVPEGFFEQGEIKKPDKIIHLIHKLVDGAKGKKIATKYVISVLPETKTFIKLIEIPSSTPDGERQSAVDEEIKNHIPVPIDEMYVDWQYVDEPMAAKFEIPKKEKIKILVGVAPQKIVEDYSNILIKAGLKPLALEIESAAISRCLTPEAKNLTPDFAQMIIDFGATRTSLLIYDQGTIQFTTSIPFSGEKITQAIAEKLKISHEEAEKSKIVCGLDPKKCRGALKKIIHPNIAQMLSKIEGAIDFYNDQFQQSNEVKKIILCGAGANFKNLDKIIKEKLGVKTEIASPLSQLAKNINGKHFLLIPRKKKGITDNVQIPPQEILSYTTAIGLALRGILIED; this is encoded by the coding sequence ATGATATTATCCAGCTTGTTTCACACCTCTCCGCCATTTGGCTTAGATATTAGCGATCTCTCGCTAAAGCTTGTTGCTTTAGAAAAAAAATTATTTAGCCGAGCAAAAAACGAAAGTAAAAGCCGTGTCGCTGTTGCCAGTTATAATCAAATTGCCGTCCCGGAGGGCTTTTTTGAGCAAGGTGAAATTAAGAAACCTGATAAGATAATTCACCTCATCCACAAGTTAGTAGATGGAGCTAAGGGTAAAAAGATTGCTACTAAATATGTTATCTCTGTTCTGCCCGAAACCAAAACCTTTATTAAACTGATTGAAATCCCGTCCTCTACCCCCGACGGGGAAAGGCAATCGGCTGTTGATGAAGAAATCAAAAATCATATCCCGGTTCCCATAGATGAAATGTATGTTGATTGGCAGTATGTTGACGAACCAATGGCCGCTAAATTCGAGATTCCGAAAAAAGAAAAAATAAAAATCTTAGTCGGGGTTGCTCCCCAAAAAATCGTTGAAGACTACTCAAATATTTTGATTAAGGCGGGTTTAAAGCCTTTAGCCCTAGAAATAGAATCGGCCGCGATTTCGCGATGTCTTACACCCGAAGCAAAAAACCTGACCCCCGATTTCGCTCAAATGATAATTGACTTTGGAGCTACCAGGACCAGCCTTCTGATCTATGACCAAGGGACAATCCAATTTACCACCAGCATCCCATTTTCGGGCGAAAAGATTACCCAAGCCATTGCCGAAAAATTAAAAATTTCTCACGAGGAGGCCGAGAAATCAAAGATAGTTTGCGGCCTAGATCCCAAAAAATGCCGCGGGGCCTTGAAAAAAATCATCCACCCCAATATTGCCCAAATGCTCTCAAAAATAGAAGGCGCTATTGATTTTTATAACGACCAATTCCAACAAAGCAATGAAGTTAAAAAAATAATACTTTGCGGCGCCGGAGCTAACTTTAAAAACCTCGATAAAATCATCAAAGAAAAATTGGGGGTTAAAACAGAGATCGCCTCCCCCCTGTCTCAACTGGCCAAAAATATTAATGGCAAACACTTCTTACTAATTCCCCGCAAAAAGAAAGGGATAACTGATAATGTCCAAATACCCCCTCAAGAAATCCTTTCCTACACCACGGCAATTGGTTTAGCCCTGCGCGGTATCTTAATCGAAGATTAA
- a CDS encoding response regulator, producing the protein MPVIVLNNLGPDKDIQKAKDMGAVDCLVKANFTSDEILEKITSALRK; encoded by the coding sequence ATGCCGGTTATTGTCTTAAATAATTTGGGGCCTGACAAAGATATTCAAAAAGCTAAAGACATGGGAGCAGTAGATTGCCTGGTAAAGGCTAATTTTACTTCTGATGAAATCTTAGAGAAAATAACCAGTGCTTTAAGGAAATAA
- a CDS encoding four helix bundle protein, whose amino-acid sequence MTEIQSSKQYDLEERTGKFAKRCREFEKQLPRTAANIEDGRQLIKSSGSVAANYIEANEALSRKDFFYRIKICRKEAKESRLWLRLVDTSNNQNIETERRALIQEATELMKIFGSIIEKEKKEKQENLSKK is encoded by the coding sequence ATGACTGAAATACAAAGTTCAAAACAGTATGATCTTGAAGAAAGGACTGGTAAGTTTGCAAAAAGATGTCGAGAGTTTGAGAAGCAGTTACCTAGAACAGCAGCTAACATTGAAGATGGCAGGCAACTAATAAAATCATCAGGGTCTGTAGCTGCAAACTATATAGAAGCTAACGAAGCCTTAAGCAGAAAAGATTTTTTCTATAGAATAAAGATTTGCCGTAAAGAAGCTAAAGAAAGTCGCCTCTGGTTGAGACTAGTAGATACAAGTAATAACCAAAACATAGAAACTGAAAGAAGAGCCCTGATTCAAGAAGCAACCGAGCTAATGAAAATCTTCGGCTCAATTATTGAAAAAGAGAAAAAGGAAAAGCAAGAAAATTTAAGCAAAAAGTAA
- the tadA gene encoding Flp pilus assembly complex ATPase component TadA: protein MLPPKQLKQALLTSKLMTQKEIDQTEEESKKKKQSLEEYIISNNLISEELFYETVAHYLKVPFINLKNQIIRSDLLFLIPEPIARTHEVVVFGKTGNEVKLATLNPEDIQTFEFIERKTGLKTKVHLTTPSALNALLKQYHRGLDAKFKELSKEEAPKNEKGEIDKSLKKLAQDLPVIRIVDSILEYAIFENASDIHIEPLEKEMAVRYRIDGILREVMTLPKSAHSGVVARIKVLSNLKLDEHRLPQDGRFKVETKEYKVSFRVSIMPIFDGEKVVMRLLWESGKILTLEQLGLQKRPLDAVKNNIKKPHGMILVTGPTGSGKTTTLYSILNILNQPGVNISTVEDPIEYRMAGVNQSQINPKINFTFAGGLRSLLRQDPDIIMVGEIRDQETADIAINAAMTGHLVLSTLHTNDAVTTLPRLVEMGIPSFLVASTTNVIIAQRLVRKICPNCIHSYNLNEKEIAELSKQLNIEEILKTMAREKIILSPKDSLKSLLFYKGKGCKQCSNEGYKGRVGIYEVLEITNEISKLIIKNAKALELMEAAKKQNMITVLEDGFFKAKTGVTTIEEVLRVAKE, encoded by the coding sequence ATGTTACCCCCAAAACAACTTAAACAAGCCCTGCTGACCAGTAAATTAATGACCCAAAAAGAGATAGACCAGACCGAGGAAGAAAGCAAAAAAAAGAAACAGTCATTGGAAGAATACATTATCAGCAACAACTTAATCTCGGAAGAACTTTTTTACGAAACGGTCGCCCACTATCTTAAAGTTCCTTTTATTAATCTGAAGAATCAAATCATCAGGAGTGATCTGCTTTTTTTAATACCCGAACCCATTGCGAGAACCCACGAAGTTGTTGTTTTTGGAAAAACTGGCAATGAAGTGAAATTAGCCACCTTGAACCCTGAAGATATTCAAACTTTTGAATTTATTGAAAGAAAAACCGGATTAAAAACTAAAGTTCATTTAACAACGCCATCGGCTCTGAATGCCCTACTTAAACAATACCACCGGGGATTGGATGCAAAATTTAAAGAACTCTCAAAAGAAGAAGCGCCGAAGAATGAAAAAGGTGAAATCGACAAGAGTCTAAAAAAGTTAGCTCAAGATTTGCCCGTTATTAGAATAGTTGATTCTATCCTAGAATACGCTATCTTTGAAAATGCCTCGGATATTCATATCGAACCCTTAGAAAAAGAAATGGCGGTTCGCTACCGGATTGACGGCATCTTGCGTGAGGTAATGACTCTGCCAAAATCGGCTCATTCGGGCGTGGTGGCCAGGATAAAAGTTTTATCCAACCTTAAGCTGGACGAACACCGCCTGCCCCAGGATGGGCGCTTTAAAGTGGAGACTAAAGAATATAAAGTTTCTTTTCGCGTTTCAATTATGCCGATTTTTGATGGTGAAAAGGTGGTAATGCGCCTGCTCTGGGAAAGCGGTAAAATTCTTACTTTAGAACAATTAGGCCTGCAAAAACGACCGCTGGATGCAGTTAAAAACAACATTAAAAAACCCCACGGCATGATTTTAGTGACTGGACCAACCGGCAGCGGCAAAACCACCACTCTTTATTCCATCCTTAATATCCTTAATCAACCCGGGGTTAACATTTCTACTGTTGAGGACCCCATTGAATACCGCATGGCCGGTGTCAACCAAAGTCAAATTAATCCAAAAATCAACTTTACCTTTGCCGGCGGCCTGCGGTCACTATTGCGGCAGGATCCAGATATTATCATGGTGGGTGAAATCAGAGATCAAGAAACTGCTGATATTGCTATCAATGCTGCCATGACCGGCCATCTAGTACTATCGACTCTTCATACTAATGATGCTGTCACCACTTTGCCCCGCCTAGTAGAAATGGGGATCCCCTCTTTTCTCGTGGCCTCTACCACTAATGTCATCATTGCCCAACGTTTGGTCAGAAAAATCTGCCCCAACTGTATTCACAGTTATAATCTAAACGAAAAAGAAATAGCCGAACTTTCCAAACAGTTAAACATTGAAGAAATCCTAAAAACTATGGCGCGTGAAAAAATAATTCTCTCGCCAAAAGATTCTTTAAAGTCCCTTCTGTTTTATAAAGGCAAGGGCTGCAAACAATGTAGTAACGAAGGCTACAAAGGCAGGGTTGGTATTTATGAAGTTTTAGAAATAACTAATGAGATTTCTAAACTGATTATTAAAAATGCCAAAGCCCTGGAACTGATGGAAGCAGCTAAAAAACAAAATATGATTACGGTACTAGAAGATGGTTTTTTTAAAGCTAAAACCGGAGTTACTACTATTGAAGAAGTCTTAAGGGTGGCTAAGGAGTAA
- the mraY gene encoding phospho-N-acetylmuramoyl-pentapeptide-transferase — MQNFYIIKIFFLTTLAFGVAFFSTPILTHFLYKYKFGKQIRGRDAAPIFAKLHFKKTGTPTMGGILIWATVLVLAVGFFYLGKFFDSFFLDLNFLTRPQTLLPLGALVASAIVGLVDDYLDVRGLGPDGRGFRMGQRIILYTLIATVGALWFYFKLDWDVIRVPFLGNFEIGLWYIPLFIFIIVATAFSVNESDGLDGLAGGLLLTSFGAYGAISLIQGRMDLAAFCGVIVGALLAFLWFNINPARFFMGDTGAMSLGITLGIIAMLTNYALLLPVICFLLVVESGSVIIQLLSKKIRKKKVFLSSPIHHHLESIGWSEPKIVMRFWVISGVTAVIGLILVLLDQGL, encoded by the coding sequence ATGCAAAATTTCTACATTATCAAAATTTTTTTCCTAACCACCTTAGCCTTTGGAGTAGCGTTTTTTTCCACCCCCATTTTAACGCATTTTTTGTATAAATATAAATTTGGCAAACAAATACGAGGCAGAGACGCGGCGCCGATTTTTGCGAAACTGCACTTTAAAAAGACTGGCACGCCAACAATGGGGGGTATTCTTATTTGGGCAACGGTTTTAGTCTTAGCGGTTGGTTTTTTCTATTTGGGAAAATTTTTTGATTCATTTTTTTTAGATCTCAACTTTCTAACTCGCCCCCAAACATTATTGCCGTTGGGCGCGTTGGTAGCTTCGGCAATTGTGGGATTAGTTGATGATTATTTGGATGTCCGGGGATTAGGACCAGATGGCCGGGGTTTTCGAATGGGGCAAAGAATAATTTTGTATACCTTAATAGCAACAGTAGGAGCGCTCTGGTTTTATTTTAAATTGGACTGGGATGTAATCAGGGTGCCATTTTTAGGTAATTTTGAGATTGGTCTTTGGTATATTCCGTTATTTATTTTTATAATTGTGGCGACGGCTTTTTCCGTGAATGAGTCCGATGGCTTGGACGGTTTGGCCGGAGGCCTGCTGCTCACTTCTTTTGGGGCTTATGGCGCTATTTCCTTGATTCAGGGTAGGATGGATTTAGCCGCTTTTTGCGGCGTAATTGTGGGCGCCTTATTAGCTTTTCTTTGGTTTAATATCAACCCCGCCCGGTTTTTTATGGGCGATACTGGCGCTATGTCCCTGGGGATAACCCTGGGCATTATCGCCATGCTGACTAATTATGCCCTGCTTCTACCAGTGATTTGTTTTCTTTTGGTGGTTGAATCCGGTTCGGTGATTATTCAGCTTTTAAGTAAAAAAATTCGCAAAAAGAAAGTTTTCCTTTCTTCCCCCATCCATCATCATCTGGAATCTATCGGCTGGAGCGAGCCCAAGATTGTGATGCGGTTTTGGGTGATTTCTGGCGTGACGGCTGTTATCGGGTTGATTTTGGTACTCTTAGATCAAGGATTGTAA
- a CDS encoding type II secretion system F family protein, with product MDNKTNKTTETAWKKKLIDTFVRFQGVPLSQKLFFTKNLQVMIKAGIPLSTALNILARQTPNEKFKRIIFAVHKKVEKGDSLAKSLSEYPKIFSEVFVNMISAGEKSGSLENILGQLTLQMKKTHELLARIKSALAYPAFVILAMVGMGVLMLIFVIPKIIDIFAEINATLPLPTRILIFVSNFIVKNGVWVILGAVVLLVFTIKFLRSKRGQKYFHKALLATPILSPIIKKINLAKFSRTFSSLLATDIPIVQTLQITGRVLGNTSYQEYVIHVAEEIKSGESVAKVLSQKPALFPPVVTQMVEVGEKTGSLDNILKDLAEFYEEDVNQTMSGLSSIIEPVLILVLGVAVAGMAVAVIMPMYSLSQQI from the coding sequence ATGGATAATAAAACAAACAAAACAACCGAGACCGCGTGGAAAAAAAAGCTAATTGATACTTTTGTCCGCTTCCAAGGCGTTCCGCTTTCACAAAAGCTTTTTTTTACAAAAAACCTTCAAGTAATGATTAAGGCCGGGATTCCCCTGTCAACAGCCCTGAATATTCTCGCCCGCCAAACTCCCAATGAAAAGTTTAAAAGAATCATCTTCGCAGTTCATAAAAAAGTAGAAAAGGGCGATTCTCTTGCTAAATCTCTAAGTGAGTACCCCAAAATATTTTCCGAGGTCTTTGTTAATATGATTTCTGCTGGTGAAAAAAGTGGCAGTTTAGAAAATATTCTCGGACAGTTAACCTTGCAAATGAAAAAAACTCATGAACTGTTGGCCAGGATAAAAAGCGCGCTCGCCTACCCGGCTTTTGTTATTCTGGCTATGGTTGGTATGGGCGTTTTAATGCTTATTTTTGTAATTCCAAAAATAATTGATATCTTTGCAGAAATTAATGCTACTCTTCCTCTGCCAACAAGGATTCTAATTTTTGTGAGTAATTTTATTGTCAAAAATGGAGTTTGGGTAATCCTGGGCGCTGTTGTTTTGTTGGTTTTTACAATAAAATTTTTGCGATCAAAAAGGGGCCAAAAATATTTTCATAAAGCACTTTTGGCAACCCCTATTCTTTCTCCAATTATCAAAAAAATAAACTTAGCTAAATTTTCCCGTACCTTTAGTTCTCTCCTGGCCACTGACATTCCTATTGTTCAAACCCTGCAAATTACTGGGCGAGTTTTAGGAAATACCTCATATCAAGAATATGTGATTCATGTTGCTGAAGAAATAAAAAGCGGGGAATCCGTTGCCAAAGTCTTAAGCCAAAAACCAGCGCTTTTTCCGCCGGTAGTAACTCAGATGGTGGAGGTGGGCGAAAAAACCGGCAGTCTGGACAATATTTTAAAAGACCTGGCCGAGTTTTATGAAGAAGATGTGAATCAAACTATGTCTGGGCTTTCTTCTATTATTGAGCCGGTCCTAATTCTAGTTTTAGGCGTTGCTGTGGCCGGCATGGCCGTGGCCGTAATTATGCCAATGTATTCGCTAAGTCAACAGATATAA
- the ftsW gene encoding putative lipid II flippase FtsW, protein MRRYIPTDKPDYTFIALLTAIVLFGLAMLSSASTVVGFKDFGDNYYYLKHQALYGLLPGIFLFFLAFKINYRNLRRFAFIILIFGVLLLVAVFIPGVGTAYGTRARSWINVFGFSMQSSEIAKLVFLIYLSAWLEGRGQEIKTWYYGFLPFLFTLAIIAGLVIFQPDVGTVATIIIMSLAVFFVAGGRLYHFFFLGGLGLGGLALLMKLAPYSAKRLEIFLHPELDPQGIGYHINQALLAIGSGGLLGLGLGQSRQKFQYLPEVAGDSIFAVIAEELGFIFTIGFIILFVWLIYRGLKIAKNAPDDFAKYLVCGIIAWWFFQAIINIGGMLGILPMTGVPLPFVSYGGTALAISLAAAGIVANISREARR, encoded by the coding sequence ATGAGACGTTATATCCCTACTGATAAACCCGATTATACTTTTATTGCCCTTCTGACGGCGATCGTGCTTTTTGGATTGGCAATGCTCTCTAGCGCCAGCACAGTCGTTGGGTTTAAAGATTTCGGGGACAACTACTATTACCTTAAACACCAAGCACTCTATGGTCTGCTGCCGGGCATTTTTCTTTTTTTTCTTGCTTTTAAAATTAACTATAGAAATTTAAGGAGATTCGCTTTTATAATTCTTATTTTCGGCGTTTTGCTTTTAGTCGCAGTTTTTATCCCCGGGGTAGGAACTGCTTATGGCACAAGAGCTAGGAGCTGGATTAATGTTTTTGGTTTTTCTATGCAGTCCTCGGAGATTGCTAAACTTGTTTTTTTAATATATTTATCTGCTTGGCTTGAGGGCAGGGGACAAGAAATCAAAACTTGGTATTATGGGTTTTTACCCTTTTTATTTACTTTAGCGATTATTGCTGGTCTGGTTATTTTTCAGCCAGACGTAGGCACGGTTGCGACTATTATCATCATGTCCTTAGCTGTATTTTTTGTAGCCGGGGGCCGGCTATATCATTTCTTTTTTTTGGGGGGTTTGGGATTGGGCGGATTGGCGCTTCTGATGAAACTGGCGCCTTATAGCGCTAAACGTTTGGAAATATTTTTGCATCCCGAGTTAGATCCTCAAGGTATAGGATATCATATTAACCAGGCATTACTAGCCATTGGCTCTGGCGGCTTGCTTGGTTTGGGTTTGGGGCAATCGCGGCAGAAATTTCAATATCTGCCAGAGGTGGCCGGCGATTCAATTTTTGCTGTAATTGCCGAGGAGCTGGGGTTTATCTTCACGATAGGATTTATCATTTTGTTTGTTTGGCTGATTTATCGCGGTCTTAAAATTGCCAAGAATGCCCCGGATGATTTTGCAAAATATCTTGTTTGTGGTATTATTGCTTGGTGGTTTTTTCAAGCAATAATTAATATTGGGGGGATGTTGGGTATCTTGCCTATGACCGGGGTTCCCTTGCCATTTGTGAGTTATGGGGGAACGGCTCTAGCAATTTCTTTGGCCGCGGCTGGGATTGTGGCGAATATTAGCAGAGAAGCAAGGCGTTGA
- the murG gene encoding undecaprenyldiphospho-muramoylpentapeptide beta-N-acetylglucosaminyltransferase, translating into MKILLTGGGTAGSVSPLLAITEKLKENDPNVELFWLGTKKGPEKKMVAEYDIDFKTIPAGKLRRYFDLRNLVDIFRIGFSFVGSFFIILKFKPDVILSAGSFVSVPVIWAGWLLGKKLLIHQQDARPGLANKLMAPFATKITVTFKESLKHFPKKKTSWTGNPVRGEILRGDKERAIKRFGLKRDVPVLLVMGGGMGSATINRVIIEALSQLTEFCQIIHLTAGKVQASSDSSPKHLRYHTIEFLDVHDMADAYAVADVVVSRCGLSSLTELSALGKPVIFIPLADTHQEDNAKLILEKKAGVVVWQKDLTLDKFIKIVNNIVLDKKSQLVLSQNISKVLPADASYKITQIIKKL; encoded by the coding sequence ATGAAAATTTTATTAACAGGTGGTGGGACAGCGGGTTCAGTAAGTCCATTACTGGCGATAACTGAAAAGTTAAAAGAAAATGACCCAAATGTTGAATTGTTTTGGCTTGGTACTAAAAAAGGACCAGAAAAGAAAATGGTGGCTGAATATGATATTGATTTTAAAACGATTCCAGCTGGGAAGTTGAGGCGGTATTTTGATTTAAGGAATTTAGTGGATATTTTTAGAATTGGGTTTAGTTTTGTTGGGTCTTTTTTTATTATTTTAAAATTTAAGCCAGACGTCATTCTTTCAGCTGGCAGTTTTGTCAGCGTACCTGTGATTTGGGCGGGTTGGCTTTTGGGAAAGAAATTATTAATTCATCAGCAGGATGCGCGGCCTGGTTTAGCGAATAAATTGATGGCGCCATTTGCCACCAAAATTACAGTGACCTTTAAAGAATCCTTAAAACATTTCCCGAAAAAGAAGACTAGTTGGACTGGGAATCCGGTGCGGGGGGAGATTTTGCGAGGTGATAAGGAGCGAGCGATAAAGAGGTTTGGGTTGAAGAGGGATGTGCCTGTGTTACTAGTGATGGGCGGTGGAATGGGCTCTGCTACTATTAATAGAGTTATTATTGAGGCACTAAGTCAACTGACTGAATTTTGTCAGATTATTCATTTAACAGCGGGAAAAGTTCAAGCATCAAGCGATTCAAGCCCCAAGCATTTAAGGTATCATACAATTGAGTTTTTAGATGTCCACGATATGGCGGATGCTTATGCAGTAGCTGATGTGGTGGTCAGTCGGTGTGGACTTTCCAGCTTGACTGAACTTTCTGCTTTGGGTAAGCCAGTGATTTTTATTCCTTTGGCGGATACGCATCAGGAAGATAATGCTAAATTGATTTTGGAGAAGAAGGCAGGGGTGGTGGTTTGGCAAAAGGATTTAACACTTGACAAATTTATAAAAATAGTTAATAATATAGTGTTAGATAAAAAGAGTCAGTTAGTTCTTTCGCAAAACATCTCAAAGGTTCTTCCAGCGGATGCTTCATATAAAATCACTCAAATTATCAAAAAGCTTTAA
- a CDS encoding PilN domain-containing protein gives MALENLAAIILITTIAAGILLLISKMVLQNNFYNSIVSSQIFLNKNRSLTLSIQGVNSKLKTLKNIQADFTKLSDSLIEFSKLVPQDIQLHLLYIDKVNSTINIEGNAQTREGLLGFQENLEDSSLFSKVEYPLSNLLEKQDIKFKFTAQLK, from the coding sequence ATGGCCCTGGAAAACTTAGCGGCTATCATTTTGATAACTACTATTGCGGCGGGGATTCTTCTTCTGATCTCTAAGATGGTACTCCAAAACAACTTTTATAATTCGATAGTTAGTTCCCAAATTTTTCTCAACAAAAATCGGAGCCTGACCCTTAGCATCCAAGGCGTCAACTCAAAACTAAAAACTCTCAAAAATATTCAAGCAGACTTTACAAAACTCTCAGACTCTCTAATCGAATTCAGCAAATTAGTGCCTCAAGATATTCAACTCCATCTTCTTTATATTGACAAAGTTAATTCAACCATCAATATTGAGGGTAATGCCCAAACCCGCGAAGGATTACTTGGCTTTCAGGAAAACCTGGAGGACTCCTCTCTATTTTCAAAAGTTGAATATCCCCTAAGCAATCTTTTGGAAAAACAAGATATCAAATTTAAATTTACCGCTCAACTAAAATAA
- the murD gene encoding UDP-N-acetylmuramoyl-L-alanine--D-glutamate ligase yields the protein MANFKELKNKKICILGLGLENYALVRFILKKKIFCEITVCDARGKKELGERYKALEGDIRECRLRGVWVNWRLGKNYDKNLQKFSAKGGPASGWDVIICSPGYSLLNTNLKKARMSGAEITSAMKLFFELSPRKNIIGVTGTKGKGTVSSLIYSILKRGGKRVWLGGNIGVAPFEFINKIKKNDWVVLELSSFQLEDMDVSPKIAVFTNFYKEHLAPADPNNPNFHRSMRDYWQAKGNIFKHQKRGDKFVANQKLKARLYNLAFGGKVVYFKKSELKSNLIGEHNKENIAAAVEVAKLAGVSQMDIKKAVAEFKPLEHRLEFIRNVKGTKYYNDSFATIPESTIIALRSFEAPIVLLAGGADKGSDFKDLAQEIKARCKAIILLRGKGTDKIKKQLLIINYQLSSEYSNLKQAVRKAQSIAQKGDIVLLSTGCASFGMFKNYKERGKMFKQVVRGLK from the coding sequence ATGGCTAATTTCAAAGAATTGAAAAATAAAAAAATATGTATTTTAGGGCTGGGGCTGGAAAATTATGCCTTGGTTAGATTTATATTAAAAAAGAAAATTTTTTGCGAAATTACGGTTTGTGATGCTCGAGGCAAGAAGGAGTTGGGTGAACGATATAAAGCCCTGGAAGGCGACATTCGCGAATGTCGCCTTCGGGGGGTGTGGGTGAACTGGAGATTAGGTAAAAATTATGATAAGAACTTACAGAAATTTTCCGCCAAAGGCGGACCAGCCTCTGGCTGGGACGTTATAATCTGTTCACCGGGTTATTCTTTGCTTAATACAAATTTAAAGAAAGCGCGTATGTCTGGGGCGGAAATCACTAGTGCCATGAAATTATTTTTTGAACTAAGTCCTCGCAAGAATATTATTGGTGTGACCGGGACCAAGGGAAAGGGGACTGTTTCCTCATTGATTTACTCAATATTAAAAAGAGGCGGCAAGCGCGTGTGGTTAGGCGGCAATATTGGAGTAGCTCCATTTGAATTTATAAATAAAATTAAAAAGAATGATTGGGTGGTTTTAGAATTATCAAGTTTTCAATTAGAAGATATGGATGTAAGCCCAAAAATTGCCGTGTTCACGAATTTTTATAAAGAGCATTTGGCTCCGGCAGATCCGAATAATCCAAATTTCCATCGGTCAATGCGGGATTACTGGCAGGCGAAAGGTAATATTTTTAAACATCAGAAACGAGGGGATAAATTTGTGGCAAATCAGAAACTGAAAGCGAGGTTATATAATCTCGCTTTCGGGGGTAAGGTGGTTTATTTTAAGAAATCAGAATTAAAGAGTAATTTAATTGGTGAGCATAATAAAGAGAATATTGCCGCGGCAGTGGAGGTGGCAAAGCTGGCGGGTGTAAGTCAAATGGATATCAAAAAAGCAGTGGCTGAATTTAAACCGCTTGAACATCGATTAGAATTTATTAGAAATGTGAAAGGGACAAAATATTATAATGATAGTTTTGCTACAATACCAGAATCAACAATTATAGCGCTTAGGTCGTTTGAGGCGCCAATAGTATTGTTGGCGGGGGGAGCTGATAAGGGTTCGGACTTTAAAGATTTAGCGCAGGAAATTAAAGCAAGATGCAAAGCCATTATTTTGCTCAGAGGAAAAGGTACAGATAAAATTAAAAAGCAATTATTAATTATTAATTATCAATTATCAAGCGAGTATTCAAATTTAAAGCAAGCTGTTAGAAAAGCTCAGTCCATTGCCCAAAAAGGAGACATTGTCCTTCTTTCAACTGGTTGCGCTAGTTTTGGTATGTTCAAAAATTATAAAGAGCGAGGCAAGATGTTTAAACAGGTGGTGCGGGGTTTAAAGTAA